In one window of Littorina saxatilis isolate snail1 linkage group LG11, US_GU_Lsax_2.0, whole genome shotgun sequence DNA:
- the LOC138979935 gene encoding putative pyruvyl transferase EpsO has protein sequence MWKWDWLGMSSLKAEGTVERAMNIMHNGLAILQQGRVLVTDRLHGHILSVLLDIPHVLLDNCHQKLSSFHNTWTRGLKNCRLADNAEDAARYVMELLDEYGDSLPPRLTAADIKEKL, from the exons ATGTGGAAGTGGGACTGGCTGGGGATGTCGTCTCTTAAAGCTGAAGGGACGGTCGAGCGAGCCATGAACATCATGCACAACGGTCTGGCCATCCTGCAGCAAGGCCGAGTGCTGGTCACTGACAG GCTACACGGTCACATCCTGTCCGTCCTGCTGGACATTCCGCACGTGCTACTGGACAACTGCCACCAGAAACTCTCCTCCTTTCACAACACGTGGACACGGGGTCTCAAGAACTGCCGCCTGGCGGACAACGCCGAGGACGCCGCTCGCTACGTCATGGAACTCTTGGATGAGTACGGGGACTCCCTGCCCCCGCGGCTGACTGCTGCTGACATCAAGGAAAAGCTGTAG